A genomic window from Gossypium hirsutum isolate 1008001.06 chromosome D12, Gossypium_hirsutum_v2.1, whole genome shotgun sequence includes:
- the LOC107947217 gene encoding glucan endo-1,3-beta-glucosidase 11: protein MELMRIFSYASIILSISVYLLPIMVNSIGINYGQIADNLPSPENVVPLVKSIGVTKVKLYDADPRVLGAFANSGVEFMIGLGNGDLEKMRDPNNAQDWVKQNVQAHLPDTKITCIFVGNEVLTFNDTNLSDNLVPAMQSVHTALVNLGLDKQVTVTTAHSLGILQTSFPPSAGAFREDLVDILSQTLSFHQKTGSPFLINAYPFFAYKGNPKQVSLDFVLFQPNQGVIDPTTNLHYDNMLYAQIDSVYSALASLGYEKLPVHISETGWPTKGDEDEAGATPDNAKKYNGNLIKLMSQNAGTPLRPDSDLNIYVFALFNENMKPGPTSERNYGLFKPDGTPAYALGVTNNNTASGSIGNEVTMPFSPTSSSTGYLSISSATGRRKFVGHALMMASLLLIKTLV, encoded by the exons ATGGAGTTGATGAGAATTTTTAGCTATGCTTCGATTATTCTTTCGATTTCAG TTTATTTGCTTCCAATTATGGTTAATTCGATTGGGATCAATTACGGGCAAATAGCAGACAATCTTCCTTCCCCTGAAAACGTAGTGCCGCTCGTGAAATCTATTGGGGTCACCAAAGTTAAACTTTACGATGCAGATCCGAGAGTGCTCGGCGCATTCGCCAACTCCGGCGTTGAATTCATGATCGGATTAGGCAACGGGGACTTGGAGAAGATGAGAGACCCGAACAATGCTCAAGATTGGGTTAAACAAAACGTGCAAGCCCATTTACCGGACACGAAAATCACCTGTATCTTTGTCGGAAACGAGGTTCTCACTTTCAACGACACTAATCTTTCCGATAACCTCGTCCCGGCCATGCAAAGCGTTCATACGGCACTTGTAAACCTCGGGCTCGACAAACAGGTGACAGTAACCACAGCGCATTCTTTAGGCATACTACAAACCTCTTTTCCGCCGTCAGCCGGAGCTTTCCGTGAGGATTTAGTCGATATTTTGAGCCAAACATTGAGCTTTCATCAAAAAACAGGGTCACCTTTTTTGATCAATGCGTATCCGTTCTTTGCTTATAAAGGAAACCCGAAGCAAGTTTCGTTGGATTTTGTTCTGTTTCAACCAAACCAAGGGGTAATAGATCCAACAACGAATTTACACTACGACAACATGTTATACGCTCAAATCGATTCCGTTTACTCAGCTTTAGCTTCGTTGGGTTACGAGAAACTCCCAGTTCATATATCAGAAACAGGGTGGCCAACAAAGGGAGATGAAGACGAAGCTGGGGCTACACCCGATAATGCAAAGAAATACAATGGGAATTTGATTAAATTGATGTCTCAAAACGCAGGGACTCCATTGAGACCGGATTCGGAtcttaatatatatgtttttgctTTGTTTAATGAGAATATGAAACCAGGTCCAACTTCAGAGAGGAATTATGGGTTATTTAAGCCTGATGGAACACCGGCCTATGCTCTTGGTGTTACTAATAACAATACCGCCAGTGGAAGTATCGGGAATGAGGTGACGATGCCGTTTTCTCCGACGAGTTCATCAACTGGTTATTTGTCTATTTCTTCAGCGACG GGAAGACGTAAGTTCGTGGGACATGCGTTGATGATGGCGTCACTGTTGTTGATTAAAACGTTGGTGTAG